The proteins below come from a single Streptomyces sp. MRC013 genomic window:
- a CDS encoding phosphatase PAP2 family protein, with the protein MPPSAHVSPVARPPLVRAAAVGCGAAAVLLLLLVAVAWAPLLAFDRVVVEGLHPVAVRRPALTEGVRVLSDWVWDPLTLRVLLGVVVLALWRAGEPGPAALLAGVCAVAAAVQQGMKTLVGRERPRLPDPVDSAEFAAFPSGHAMTAAVVCGLLWWAAARAARWTLVRPVAVAGAVSTAGVGLTRVYLGVHWPSDVLGGWLLGACLVAAAVAAYERWAAGRGPRGRRRAGPGPRHADDWTGPRGASAGGRLDGGRAARAGTVGPTPPERREVIADRAIPRVARSA; encoded by the coding sequence ATGCCTCCCTCCGCACACGTCTCGCCCGTCGCCCGTCCTCCGCTCGTCCGTGCCGCGGCCGTGGGCTGCGGCGCGGCGGCCGTGCTCCTCCTGCTGCTCGTGGCCGTCGCCTGGGCGCCACTGCTCGCCTTCGACCGGGTGGTGGTGGAGGGGCTGCACCCGGTGGCGGTGCGCCGCCCGGCGCTGACGGAGGGCGTACGGGTGCTGTCGGACTGGGTGTGGGACCCGCTGACGCTGCGCGTCCTGCTGGGGGTGGTGGTGCTGGCGCTGTGGCGGGCCGGCGAGCCCGGCCCCGCGGCGCTGCTGGCGGGGGTGTGCGCGGTGGCGGCCGCGGTGCAGCAGGGGATGAAGACGCTGGTGGGCCGGGAGCGGCCGCGGTTGCCGGACCCGGTGGACTCGGCGGAGTTCGCGGCGTTCCCGTCCGGGCACGCCATGACCGCTGCGGTCGTGTGCGGGCTGCTGTGGTGGGCGGCGGCGCGGGCGGCCCGGTGGACCCTGGTGCGGCCGGTGGCGGTGGCGGGGGCGGTGTCGACGGCCGGAGTGGGGCTGACGCGGGTGTACCTGGGGGTGCACTGGCCCTCGGACGTGCTGGGCGGCTGGCTGCTGGGGGCCTGCCTGGTGGCGGCCGCGGTCGCGGCGTACGAGCGGTGGGCGGCGGGGCGCGGCCCTCGCGGGCGGCGCCGGGCGGGACCCGGCCCGCGGCACGCGGACGACTGGACGGGACCGCGCGGAGCGTCCGCCGGCGGACGGTTGGACGGCGGGCGCGCGGCCCGCGCCGGAACGGTCGGGCCGACCCCGCCGGAACGTCGGGAGGTCATCGCGGACCGGGCGATCCCCCGTGTCGCCCGGTCCGCATGA
- a CDS encoding M56 family metallopeptidase: MWVSLALLALGVLVAAVAPRLLARADWTEREPIVALWVWQCVVAAVLLSFALSMTFSAAASWQAVRGRVFATAPAAVVEAYALGSLGPWSAALAVLLACGGLWTGAMLTREVRDTRARRRRQRAELLVRAPLLPGEETGSGPLVLVEGDRPDARWLPGPRPRLVITTAALRRLRGRQLDAVLAHEQGHARARHDWLLHCAAALASGFPRVPVFAAFRAEMHRLVELAADDSASKRFGRLAIALALVGLNEDRGAFGPCPAHHAEVPRRVTRLLTAEPRLTPGRRLRLTAAAALVPAVPLLVALAPGLSALS, encoded by the coding sequence ATGTGGGTCTCCCTCGCGCTGCTCGCGCTCGGCGTCCTGGTCGCCGCCGTGGCCCCGCGCCTGCTCGCGCGGGCCGACTGGACGGAGCGCGAACCGATCGTCGCCCTGTGGGTGTGGCAGTGCGTGGTGGCGGCGGTGCTGCTGAGCTTCGCGCTGTCGATGACGTTCAGTGCGGCGGCCTCCTGGCAGGCGGTGCGCGGCCGGGTGTTCGCGACGGCGCCGGCCGCGGTCGTGGAGGCGTACGCCCTGGGGTCGCTCGGCCCCTGGTCGGCGGCGCTCGCGGTGCTGCTGGCGTGCGGCGGGCTGTGGACCGGGGCGATGCTCACCCGGGAGGTGCGCGACACCCGGGCGCGGCGCAGGCGGCAGCGCGCCGAACTGCTGGTGCGGGCGCCCCTGCTGCCGGGCGAGGAGACGGGTTCGGGCCCTCTGGTACTGGTGGAGGGCGACCGGCCCGACGCCCGGTGGCTGCCGGGTCCGCGGCCCCGGCTGGTCATCACCACGGCGGCGTTGCGGCGGTTGAGGGGGCGCCAGCTCGACGCCGTGCTCGCCCACGAGCAGGGGCACGCGCGGGCGCGGCACGACTGGCTGCTGCACTGCGCGGCGGCGCTGGCGTCGGGGTTCCCGCGCGTCCCGGTGTTCGCGGCGTTCCGCGCCGAGATGCACCGGCTGGTGGAGCTGGCCGCGGACGACTCGGCGTCGAAGCGGTTCGGGCGGCTGGCGATCGCGCTGGCGCTGGTCGGGCTGAACGAGGACCGGGGCGCCTTCGGGCCGTGTCCGGCGCACCACGCCGAGGTGCCGCGGCGGGTGACGCGGCTGCTGACGGCGGAGCCGCGCCTCACGCCGGGGCGGCGGCTGCGGCTGACGGCGGCGGCCGCTCTCGTGCCGGCGGTGCCGCTGCTGGTGGCGCTGGCCCCGGGACTGAGCGCCCTGTCCTGA
- a CDS encoding GNAT family N-acetyltransferase: protein MDTAPLRDARETCRDAVEADVPAIVSLVESAYRGDASRAGWTTEADILDGQRTDPDGVRAVITAPGSRLLVVERDGAPVACCQLERRGDTAYFGMFAVRPGLQGGGLGRRVLAEAERLAREEWGAREMHMTVISVRDELIAWYERRGYRRTGRTTPFPYGDERFGVPRRDDLEFELLVKRLG, encoded by the coding sequence ATGGACACCGCACCGCTCAGGGACGCCCGGGAGACCTGCCGTGACGCCGTGGAGGCGGACGTCCCCGCGATCGTCTCCCTCGTCGAGTCCGCCTACCGGGGCGACGCCAGCCGCGCCGGCTGGACCACGGAGGCCGACATCCTCGACGGGCAGCGCACCGACCCGGACGGCGTGCGCGCGGTCATCACCGCGCCCGGCTCCCGGCTCCTCGTCGTCGAGCGGGACGGCGCCCCCGTCGCCTGCTGCCAGCTGGAGCGCCGCGGTGACACCGCCTACTTCGGGATGTTCGCCGTCCGCCCCGGGCTGCAGGGCGGCGGGCTCGGCCGGCGCGTCCTCGCGGAGGCCGAGCGCCTGGCCCGGGAGGAGTGGGGCGCGCGGGAGATGCACATGACGGTGATCTCCGTACGGGACGAGCTGATCGCCTGGTACGAGCGGCGCGGCTACCGCCGTACCGGGCGGACGACGCCGTTCCCGTACGGCGACGAGCGCTTCGGCGTGCCGCGCCGCGACGACCTGGAGTTCGAACTGCTCGTCAAGCGGCTGGGCTGA
- a CDS encoding ATP-dependent Clp protease ATP-binding subunit gives MSNGFLGPEGFGPDPFSEFLARLFGGAPTSSAARRGPRYIDIARMMSEPARRMVDDAATYAAEHGSADLETEHLLRAALDTEPTRDLVVRAGADPDELAAEIDRTAGEGPPQARIAVTPAVKRALLDAHDLARNIGASYIGPEHVLAALAANPDSAAGRILRAARFDPDSVPGPSSLRPAPRGGPSGGWENTAADQRPAPQHGTPTLDKYGRDLTDLARAGRVDPVIGREAEIEQTVEVLSRRGKNNPVLIGDAGVGKTAVVEGLAQRIADGDVPDTLLGRRLVSLDMTGLVAGTRYRGDFEERMNAVIEEVRTHSGELLLFIDELHTVVGAGGGGSEGGSMDAGNILKPALARGELHVIGATTLEEYRRHVEKDAALARRFQPILVPEPSPEDALEILCGLRDRYEAHHQVRYTDEALRASVELSDRYLTERFLPDKAIDLIDQAGARVRLRSRSQDADVRALEREAEQLLRDKDQAVAAEQYERATELRDRVQELQDRIKAGRGEPVMRDDRVLEVTAEDVAEVVSRQTGVPVSRLTQEEKERLLGLEQHLRKRVVGQDEVVSVVSEAVLRSRAGLADPRRPIGSFLFLGPTGVGKTELARALSDALFGSEERMVRLDMSEFQERHTVSRLVGAPPGYVGHEEAGQLTEAVRRHPYSLLLLDEVEKAHPDVFNILLQVLDDGRLTDAQGRTVDFKNTVIVMTSNLGSEAIGTGRGVLGFGADAADDEEAARDRVLRPLREHFRPEFLNRIDEIVVFRRLTQARLRQITDLLLEDTRRRMRAQHVSVDFDPEAVDWLARRGYEPEYGARPLRRTIQREVDNRLSRLLLDGRLAAGGRVRVDAADGGLVFRTEPAPGPGEGVSPAA, from the coding sequence ATGAGCAACGGATTCCTCGGACCCGAGGGCTTCGGCCCCGACCCGTTCAGCGAGTTCCTGGCCCGCCTGTTCGGAGGCGCCCCCACCTCCTCGGCGGCCCGGCGCGGACCGCGGTACATCGACATCGCGCGGATGATGAGCGAGCCCGCCCGCCGCATGGTGGACGACGCCGCCACGTACGCGGCCGAGCACGGCAGCGCGGACCTGGAGACCGAGCACCTGCTGCGCGCCGCGCTCGACACCGAGCCGACGCGCGACCTGGTCGTCCGGGCCGGGGCCGACCCCGACGAGCTGGCCGCGGAGATCGACCGCACGGCCGGCGAGGGACCGCCGCAGGCCCGGATCGCCGTCACGCCCGCCGTCAAGCGCGCCCTGCTCGACGCCCACGACCTGGCGCGGAACATCGGCGCGTCCTACATCGGTCCTGAACACGTCCTCGCCGCGCTGGCCGCCAACCCGGACTCGGCGGCCGGCCGCATCCTGCGCGCCGCCCGGTTCGACCCGGACTCCGTGCCCGGGCCGTCCTCCCTCAGGCCCGCCCCGCGCGGCGGCCCGTCCGGCGGGTGGGAGAACACCGCGGCCGACCAGCGCCCGGCCCCGCAGCACGGCACCCCGACCCTGGACAAGTACGGGCGCGACCTCACCGACCTCGCCCGCGCCGGCCGCGTCGACCCGGTGATAGGCCGGGAGGCGGAGATAGAGCAGACCGTCGAGGTGCTGTCGCGGCGCGGGAAGAACAACCCCGTCCTCATCGGCGACGCCGGGGTCGGCAAGACCGCCGTCGTCGAGGGCCTCGCACAGCGGATCGCCGACGGCGACGTGCCCGACACCCTCCTCGGCCGGCGCCTCGTCTCCCTCGACATGACGGGCCTGGTCGCCGGCACCCGGTACCGCGGCGACTTCGAGGAGCGGATGAACGCCGTCATCGAGGAGGTGCGGACCCATTCCGGGGAACTCCTCCTCTTCATCGACGAGCTCCACACGGTCGTCGGCGCGGGCGGCGGTGGCTCGGAGGGCGGCTCCATGGACGCCGGCAACATCCTCAAGCCCGCGCTCGCCCGCGGCGAACTGCACGTCATCGGCGCGACCACGCTGGAGGAGTACCGCCGCCACGTCGAGAAGGACGCCGCCCTCGCCCGCCGCTTCCAGCCGATCCTCGTCCCCGAGCCGAGCCCGGAGGACGCCCTGGAGATCCTGTGCGGGCTGCGGGACCGGTACGAGGCCCACCACCAGGTCCGCTACACCGACGAGGCGCTGCGGGCCTCCGTCGAGTTGTCGGACCGCTACCTCACCGAGCGGTTCCTGCCGGACAAGGCCATCGACCTGATCGACCAGGCGGGCGCGCGGGTCCGGCTGCGCTCCCGGTCCCAGGACGCCGACGTGCGGGCCCTGGAGCGGGAGGCCGAGCAGCTGCTCCGCGACAAGGACCAGGCCGTCGCCGCCGAGCAGTACGAGCGGGCGACCGAGCTGCGCGACCGCGTCCAGGAGTTGCAGGACCGCATCAAGGCGGGCCGGGGCGAGCCGGTGATGCGGGACGACCGCGTGCTGGAGGTGACCGCCGAGGACGTCGCGGAGGTCGTCAGCCGGCAGACCGGCGTCCCCGTCAGCCGGCTCACCCAGGAGGAGAAGGAGCGGCTGCTCGGCCTGGAGCAGCACCTGCGCAAGCGGGTCGTCGGGCAGGACGAGGTGGTCTCGGTGGTCTCCGAGGCGGTGCTGCGCTCGCGGGCGGGCCTGGCCGACCCGCGCCGCCCGATCGGCAGCTTCCTGTTCCTCGGCCCGACCGGCGTCGGCAAGACCGAGCTGGCCCGCGCGCTCTCGGACGCGCTGTTCGGGAGCGAGGAGCGCATGGTGCGGCTCGACATGAGCGAGTTCCAGGAGCGGCACACCGTCAGCCGGCTGGTGGGAGCCCCGCCCGGGTACGTCGGCCACGAGGAGGCCGGGCAGCTGACGGAGGCGGTGCGCCGGCACCCGTACTCGCTGCTCCTCCTCGACGAGGTGGAGAAGGCCCACCCGGACGTCTTCAACATCCTGCTCCAGGTGCTCGACGACGGGCGGCTGACCGACGCGCAGGGCCGCACCGTCGACTTCAAGAACACCGTCATCGTGATGACCAGCAACCTCGGCTCCGAGGCCATCGGCACCGGACGCGGCGTGCTGGGCTTCGGGGCGGACGCGGCGGACGACGAGGAGGCGGCCCGCGACCGGGTGCTGCGGCCGCTGCGCGAGCACTTCCGGCCCGAGTTCCTCAACCGCATCGACGAGATCGTCGTCTTCCGGCGGCTCACCCAGGCCCGGCTGCGGCAGATCACCGACCTGCTGCTGGAGGACACCCGGCGCCGGATGCGGGCACAGCACGTGTCCGTGGACTTCGACCCGGAGGCCGTGGACTGGCTGGCCCGCCGGGGCTACGAGCCCGAGTACGGCGCCCGGCCGCTGCGCCGCACGATCCAGCGGGAGGTGGACAACCGCCTGTCGCGGCTGCTGCTCGACGGACGGCTCGCCGCGGGCGGCCGGGTCCGCGTGGACGCGGCGGACGGGGGGCTGGTCTTCCGCACGGAGCCGGCGCCCGGACCGGGCGAGGGGGTCAGCCCAGCCGCTTGA
- a CDS encoding DUF6421 family protein, with protein MTEILVQDAVGGELSADVRVVDHPAWPQLKNAVEEIRVWQSADGSIDLGAEGAPARADADAALDRVVAAVERLSPLLPHGTAYHRALVADLRKWAAGGYAVPDFLDSLTAFQPAAERVDGRQHLVVFPMYTQNGNPDRNLEAVVLRMVWPEWLAELEATRYDNPLFCGITFEDFTSGYDTNSAVLFPETVAVREAPERFSWGGIFCDREAARFRRVTAAAVETLGVELPADIQEMLGDQQRCQEAFVLWDMVHDRTHSHGDLPFDPFMIKQRQPFWMYGLEELRCDLTAFKEAVRLEAEGNPHGRDVQYAVLFDRMFRFPLTGDRVRNYDGLGGQLLFAYLHKHDVVRWTDNTLHIDWRRAPGVTNRLCAEIEKLYRDGIDRPKLVHWFAAYDFVSAYLAPHPGSRWAKGPDALDLSQPPRRLVDDVLPDEFPLSMFYEALSRKLKSVIASTKGITPADVEKAAA; from the coding sequence ATGACGGAAATTCTTGTGCAGGATGCTGTCGGCGGCGAGCTGTCCGCCGACGTCCGGGTGGTCGACCACCCCGCATGGCCGCAGCTCAAGAATGCCGTGGAGGAGATCCGGGTCTGGCAGTCCGCCGACGGGTCCATAGACCTCGGAGCCGAGGGCGCCCCGGCCCGCGCGGACGCCGACGCCGCGCTCGACCGGGTCGTCGCCGCCGTCGAGCGGCTCTCCCCGCTGCTGCCGCACGGCACCGCGTACCACCGCGCGCTCGTCGCCGACCTGCGCAAGTGGGCGGCCGGCGGCTACGCGGTGCCGGACTTCCTCGACTCGCTGACGGCCTTCCAGCCCGCCGCCGAGCGCGTCGACGGCCGCCAGCACCTCGTCGTGTTCCCGATGTACACGCAGAACGGCAACCCGGACCGCAACCTGGAGGCCGTCGTCCTGCGCATGGTGTGGCCGGAGTGGCTCGCGGAGCTGGAGGCCACCCGCTACGACAACCCGCTCTTCTGCGGCATCACCTTCGAGGACTTCACCTCGGGCTACGACACCAACTCCGCCGTCCTCTTCCCCGAGACCGTGGCCGTCCGCGAGGCCCCCGAGCGGTTCAGCTGGGGCGGCATCTTCTGCGACCGCGAGGCCGCCCGCTTCCGCCGCGTCACCGCGGCCGCCGTCGAGACCCTCGGTGTGGAACTGCCCGCCGACATCCAGGAGATGCTCGGCGACCAGCAGCGCTGCCAGGAGGCGTTCGTCCTGTGGGACATGGTCCACGACCGCACCCACAGCCACGGCGACCTGCCCTTCGACCCGTTCATGATCAAGCAGCGCCAGCCGTTCTGGATGTACGGCCTGGAGGAGCTGCGCTGCGACCTGACCGCCTTCAAGGAGGCCGTCCGCCTCGAGGCCGAGGGCAACCCGCACGGCCGCGACGTGCAGTACGCCGTGCTGTTCGACCGGATGTTCCGCTTCCCGCTCACCGGCGACCGCGTCCGCAACTACGACGGCCTCGGCGGCCAGCTGCTCTTCGCCTACCTCCACAAGCACGACGTGGTGCGCTGGACCGACAATACCCTGCACATCGACTGGCGGCGCGCCCCCGGGGTCACCAACCGGCTGTGCGCCGAGATCGAGAAGCTCTACCGGGACGGCATCGACCGCCCGAAGCTGGTCCACTGGTTCGCCGCGTACGACTTCGTCTCCGCCTACCTCGCCCCGCACCCCGGCTCCCGCTGGGCCAAGGGCCCGGACGCGCTGGACCTCTCCCAGCCGCCGCGCAGGCTCGTCGACGACGTGCTCCCGGACGAGTTCCCGCTGAGCATGTTCTACGAGGCCCTCTCCAGGAAGCTGAAGTCGGTGATCGCCTCCACCAAGGGCATCACCCCGGCCGACGTCGAGAAGGCCGCCGCGTGA
- a CDS encoding SDR family NAD(P)-dependent oxidoreductase: protein MTTNGNGGPLDGAVIAVAGAAGPAGRAALLRLAEAGATVVAADADPERLAEAVDAARYAHGGATVTGEKVDLLDLAATRGWADRTEKEFGRVDGLVHLVGGWRGGKSFADTDLADWEVLEKLLVRTVQHTSLAFHGALGRSDRGRYVLVSQSGASNPTEGNAAYAAAKSAAEAWTLALGHSFRKAGGEEGPKAAAVILVIKALVHDAMRAERPNAKFAGHTDAEELAEAVAGVWDRPAQEVNGQRLWLTPKP from the coding sequence ATGACCACCAACGGCAACGGCGGACCGCTGGACGGCGCCGTCATCGCGGTCGCCGGGGCCGCGGGCCCCGCGGGCCGCGCCGCCCTGCTGCGGCTCGCCGAGGCCGGCGCGACCGTCGTCGCCGCCGACGCCGACCCCGAGCGCCTCGCGGAGGCGGTCGACGCCGCCCGCTACGCCCACGGCGGCGCCACCGTCACCGGCGAGAAGGTGGACCTGCTCGACCTGGCCGCGACCCGCGGCTGGGCCGACAGGACCGAGAAGGAGTTCGGCCGCGTCGACGGCCTCGTCCACCTCGTCGGCGGCTGGCGCGGCGGCAAGAGCTTCGCCGACACCGACCTGGCCGACTGGGAGGTGCTGGAGAAGCTGCTCGTCCGCACCGTCCAGCACACCTCCCTCGCCTTCCACGGGGCGCTGGGGCGAAGCGACCGCGGCCGGTACGTCCTGGTCAGCCAGTCCGGCGCGAGCAACCCCACCGAGGGCAACGCCGCGTACGCCGCCGCGAAGTCCGCCGCCGAGGCGTGGACCCTCGCGCTCGGCCACTCCTTCCGCAAGGCGGGGGGCGAGGAGGGCCCGAAGGCCGCTGCTGTCATCCTGGTGATCAAGGCACTGGTGCACGACGCGATGCGCGCCGAGCGCCCGAATGCGAAGTTCGCGGGCCACACCGACGCCGAGGAGCTGGCCGAGGCCGTCGCCGGCGTCTGGGACCGGCCCGCCCAGGAAGTGAATGGACAGCGCCTGTGGCTGACCCCCAAGCCGTGA